The sequence below is a genomic window from Lolium perenne isolate Kyuss_39 chromosome 4, Kyuss_2.0, whole genome shotgun sequence.
TCTGATCCGGTTTTGTTTGGGCGTTTTTCTTTGTGTACGAAGCTGTTTTCAGGACGCACGAAACATAGATTCGTGTATAGAGATGACTTGTTGTCCTACATGGATCGAACAAACTAACAAATATCCCGTTGTATATGTATGTACCTACGGTAGAGTTGCGATCGAACTTTTCTGGATTTGTTCGGATATGCGTTGGTCTTTTCGTTGCCTTCTGTCCTATATATTGCATACAAGGCGTGTACCGTCCGCAGCCAAAATACAACAACATGGTAGCAGCTTTGTCGACCTCCGCCGCCGCTGTCGCCTCCGCGGCCACGGCAACCACGCAAGGGAGGATAACCGCCACTGACGACCATGACGAGGACTACGACTATTGGTCCACCCTTCCAGACGACATCTTGCTCACAATCATGGCGGCGCTCGACGTCCTCAATCTCCGGCCTTGCAGCGCCGTATGCAAGTCATGGAGCCGCGTCTACAAGGCCTTGCGCCTCCCCTCGCTGGAGCAGGCGCCGTGCCTGCTCTACGCCGGCGAGCAGTACGGGCCCAATAACCTGGCCCTGTACTGCCCCATCAGCGATGCAACCTTCCGCGTCCCCTTCCCGGGGCCGCCGCACTATAAGCGAGGTTTCACCTTCTCGTGTCCTAGGGGCTGGGTGTTTACCACAGACGCAGTCGGCAACCCGTACCTCCTCAACCCGATCACTGGCGTCCAGGCAACGCTCCCTCCGGTCAACACAATCTACGAACGTGACAACTACTACGACGAACATGGCAGGCATAAGCATGTATGGGATACAGACCCTGAGGAAGAGGAAGGTAGCTTGCCTTGCTTTAGCTGGGCGCGACACTCAGTGTTTTTCCGGGTCGCTATGTCTGTCGCTGCCGATGTGACACAATGCACCGTTTTGATTGTGCACATGCCATTCGGTAGGCTATCATTCACCAGGCCGGGAGACAATGAGTGGACCTTGCTCTCCGAACGTACGTTCTCCGTCTGCGACATTCTTTACAATGAGAGCGATGGCTTGTTCTACATTCTTTACGGCCGTGGTTCCATCTGTACTTTAGATCTGAGCGGGCCCTCACCAACAACGAAGACTATCATGCGCCGGGTTTTAGACGAGCCCAAGTGTAGGGAGATGTACCTCGCCCTTGGGGTATCTGGTGAACTCCTGCAGGTATGGAGGAACTGGGAACACGTAGATTCTCCACGCAAGTATCGCGATGTTTACAAAGAAATCATGAATGGGGCATGCAAGGATCGTATCGATTTTCTAGGCCGAGAtgacaacaacaagaacaagctaAGTGATCTAGAAACAAATGAGGAGGAAGACGAGCTCCATGAAGCCATCAGGACGGACGAAGAGACTGATTTCTCCCAATGGCTTCGTGAAGGTATCGACTTGCCACATCGGCTCACCGACGAGGTCACAACGAATGAGATATTAGTGTTCAAGGTTGACAAGGAAAGGAAAAAGTTGGTGGAGCTAAAAGACATTGGagaccatgcactcttcatcgggCGAAACTCCGCAGTGTGCCTCCCAATTAAGGACTATCAGGTGTTCGAGCCAAACTGCATCTACCTAACGGACGACTGTATTAACTTCGGTCCAATTTTAAGAAAGGATCTTGGTATATGGAATATCAAAAAGAGGAGTATGCAGAAACTTGGCGATGTGTGGCCAAACTTACATCCTTGGCTACATTTGCCTGCTCCAATTTGGATCATGCCAAGGTTTTAGCTACTGGTTCTCCAACATGTGCTTGAAATTTatctttttcgataaagggaataattTATCTAGACAAGGATTTTAGAATCATCGTCACTGATGTGtgttaggagaaataatttcgGTTGCGCCTTGTACGAATAGGCATATGTTTCTTGTGTCAATTTAACGTTTTAGGTTATTGATCTATA
It includes:
- the LOC127346521 gene encoding uncharacterized protein; protein product: MVAALSTSAAAVASAATATTQGRITATDDHDEDYDYWSTLPDDILLTIMAALDVLNLRPCSAVCKSWSRVYKALRLPSLEQAPCLLYAGEQYGPNNLALYCPISDATFRVPFPGPPHYKRGFTFSCPRGWVFTTDAVGNPYLLNPITGVQATLPPVNTIYERDNYYDEHGRHKHVWDTDPEEEEGSLPCFSWARHSVFFRVAMSVAADVTQCTVLIVHMPFGRLSFTRPGDNEWTLLSERTFSVCDILYNESDGLFYILYGRGSICTLDLSGPSPTTKTIMRRVLDEPKCREMYLALGVSGELLQVWRNWEHVDSPRKYRDVYKEIMNGACKDRIDFLGRDDNNKNKLSDLETNEEEDELHEAIRTDEETDFSQWLREGIDLPHRLTDEVTTNEILVFKVDKERKKLVELKDIGDHALFIGRNSAVCLPIKDYQVFEPNCIYLTDDCINFGPILRKDLGIWNIKKRSMQKLGDVWPNLHPWLHLPAPIWIMPRF